The following are from one region of the Bactrocera oleae isolate idBacOlea1 chromosome 6, idBacOlea1, whole genome shotgun sequence genome:
- the LOC106624331 gene encoding peritrophin-44: MLKKSLLILNLLFCYLNNFGLCVTTLSDPRDLCSLFTDGTRLRKPGSCTEYIHCSNSTGVIYSCPSLQKFDRNAQSCVLEAKLSDVDDYCRNRCLNINGKWVTDPATCKGYFYCDNGQPLQGYCENGYYFNEAKSICDFENINSCNVIPEICDLVPDGTNYRNSTDCSTYYLCKNGKSVSQKCTKYFNVETSTCGTKLPNYPCAPKFDCRNRKGLYSDGVSCRGYFYCRDYGKENDLNPIFLQCPVGKLFDQTTSSCTDPTESDCSYDRCQGRGDIDVQTVDDNCRSYTICKNGEQIEKKRCSGDKFFDEKSQACVHTLITYKCCDGK; encoded by the exons CTTTACTTATACTTAATCTACTCTTCTGCTACCTGAATAACTTTGGCTTATGTGTAACCACATTATCTGATCCAAGGGATTTGTGTAGTCTTTTCacg GATGGTACACGCCTTCGAAAACCCGGTTCTTGCACAGAATATATACATTGTTCCAACTCCACTGGAGTTATATACTCATGCCCATCTCTACAAAAATTCGATCGCAACGCACAAAGTTGTGTTTTAGAAGCCAAGCTCTCTGATGTTGACGACTATTGCCGCAATCGGTGTTTAAATATTAATGGTAAATGGGTTACCGACCCAGCCACTTGTAAGGGATATTTCTACTGTGACAATGGTCAACCACTGCAGGGTTACTGTGAAAATGGTTATTATTTTAATGAGGCAAAATCGATATgcgattttgaaaatataaactcTTGTAATGTAATACCGGAAATTTGTGATTTAGTACCGGATGGAACGAATTATCGTAATTCAACAGACTGCAGTACTTACTACCTCTGTAAAAATGGCAAGAGTGTAAGCCAAAAATGCACAAAATACTTCAATGTCGAAACTAGTACCTGTGGAACAAAGTTACCGAACTATCCTTGCGCCCCAAAATTTGACTGCAGAAATCGCAAAGGTTTATATTCCGATGGTGTATCATGTCGTGGCTATTTTTACTGTCGCGATTATGGAAAGGAAAATGACTTGAACCCCATCTTTCTGCAATGCCCAGTCGGCAAATTATTCGATCAAACAACCTCATCATGTACTGATCCTACCGAATCGGATTGCAGTTATGATCGATGCCAAGGTCGGGGTGATATCGATGTTCAAACTGTTGACGACAATTGCAGAAgctatacaatttgcaaaaatggTGAGCAAATTGAAAAGAAGCGGTGTAGTGGCGACAAATTCTTTGATGAAAAGTCACAGGCCTGTGTACATACCTTAATTACTTACAAGTGTTGTGATGGGAAGTAA